In Streptomyces camelliae, the sequence CCTTCTGCAGCGGCGTCGGCGGGAGGGTGCGGGTGGCGCCCCGGGCGAAGTACCGCTCGACGTAGAACTGGACGACGGACACGGCGCTGGTCAGGATCAGGTACCAGACGGTGGCGACGAGCAGGAGCGGCACGACGTCGCCGGGGTAGGTGCTGCCCATCGTCTGCACCGAGCCGAACAGGTCGAGCAGGGACACGTAGAACACCAGGGACGTGCTCTTGACGAGGCCGATCAGCTGGTTGACGTAGTTCGGGACGATGGACCGCAGGGCCTGCGGGAGGACGATCCTGCGGAACTGGTAGCCCTTGGGCAGGCCGAGCGCGGCCGCCGCCTCGTGCTGTCCCTGGTCGACGGAGAGGAGGCCTCCGCGGACCACCTCGGCCGCGTAGGCCGCCTCGTTGAGGCTGAGGCCGATGACGGCGATCGCGAGGTCGGTGGCGAGCCTCGACTCGTCGAAGGTGACGAACGCCGGGCCGAACGGCACGCCGAGGCTCAGCGTCTTGTACAGGGCCGAGAAGTTGTACAGGAAGATCAGGACCACGATCAGCGGCACGGAGCGGAACAGCCAGGTGTACGTCCAGCTGACCGCGCGCAGCACCGGACTCCCGGAGAGCCGGCCCAGGGCCAGCACGATGCCGCCGGCGAGGCCCAGCACGGCGCTCAGAGCGGCGACTTCGAGGGTCACGCCGAGCCCGTCGAGGATGGTGGGCCGCAGGAACCAGTAGCGGAAGCGGTCCCACTGGTAGAAGGGGTTCGTGGCCAGTCCGTGCGCGATCTGGGCGACGAGGACCAGGACGACGGCGGTGGCGATCCACCGGCCGGGTCGGCGCAGCGGCTGAACGCGCTGGGCTCTGAGGTGGGGTGACGGTGCGTCGGCTGCTGGCGCCTCGGCCAGGGAGACGGCGGCGCCTGGGGGTTCACTCATGGCGGGGCTCCGGCTTGGGTCGGCACCCCGGTCGGCGGCGGACGAGCCGCGCCGGCCGCGACGGCACTACGGCACGAGGCGGCCCGCGGCAGCGCACGGGGACCGGAGGCTGGACGGATGACGGCACACCACGGGGACGGTGTGCGTCGGGAACGCGGGGCTGGGGAAGGAGGTCAGCCGTGACAGCGGGCGGTGCCCGGTGCGGTACACAGTGCGCTGTTGACCCGGAGCAGATCGACGGCGCGGTCGGCGACGAGGAGCCCGGCGGACGACGGGACGCGGCCCTGGGGGCGGCTCAGGGCCGTCCGGGGGCTTGCGTCCATGGTGTCACCTGTCACTGTTCCGGCCCCGCGGGGCCCTCGCGCTTACCGAAATGCTTCGTTCCGGTCCGGTCGTCACCTGGGGCACCCCACCGCGCTGCGAGGGTTGCCGGTCAGCAAGCCAGGGCTTGGTGCTGACGCTCATGACCGTTCTTTGCCGTAAGTTAAGGCGGTCGTCCGTTCAGATGTCAACGACTGTCCGCCTGATGGACGTTCATCGGCCTTCGTTCACCTGCGGGAAGCGTCCTCGGCGTCGGCGGCATGGCCGGCCCAGTCCAGGATCTGGACGGCAGCCCCGGCGGCCTCCAGGCCCTGGCAGCGGCCGTGGTGGCGGCGGGAGATGCCGTCGAGGTCGAGATGGCGGCCGAAGGCGGGGTGGGCGGCCAGCCGGCGGGCGTAGGCCCACAGGGCGCGGTGGCCGGCCACGCGGTGCACGGCGGAGGCGTCGAGGTGGCAGCGATGGACGGTGTCGAGCTGCACCAGGGTCACCCACAGTTCGACGTCGGCGGCGGTGAGCCGGCCGTCGACCAGGTACTCCTCCCCCGCCAGCCGGTTCTCCAGCCGGCCCAGGGTGTCGAGCAGCACATCGAGGGCGGCGGCCCGCTCGGCCGGGCCGGCGCCCGCCCGCCCGGCGCGCTGCGCGGCCTCCTCGATGCCCTCGTCGCACATCTGCTCCACGGCCTCGATCACGGACTCCTGGCCACAGGGATACAGCGCGGCCCGCTCCTCGCCCGGGAAACGGTCGAGGTCGCGCAGGATGTCACGGGCCCGGGTGCTGACGATGCGTCCGGACCAGTCGTCGCTGAGCACGGGGGCGAGGGCGGGGCCGGTGTAGTGGTGGGCGCTGGCCTCGTACAGCGGGCTGAGGGCCGCGTGGCCGCCGCCGGGACCGTCCGGGACGGCGGGCAGGACGGTGACCGGACAGCTGTCGCCCAGGCCGAGGAGGCTGTGCCCGACGGCGAGGCGCAGTCCGTCGGGACAGGCGGTGGACAGATGGAGCCGGTAGCGGTGGGGCACGGCGTAGTGGCCGCTGCGAGCGTCCCGGCCGATCCGGCCCCGGAAGACGGGGGCGGCGCGGTGGACGGACGGGACGGCGGCGAGCGGAGCGATGGACATGCGTCTCCCCTGGTGGTGGGCATGGTTCAGGGCGCGCGCCGACGGACGTCGTCGGCCGGTGGGCGCGGGGGCCGGCTCAGCGGCGCGGGCTGATGGCGCTGCAGACGCGCAGCAGATCGATGTGCCGGCGGGAGGTGAGCAGGGGGGCGCGCAGCGGCGTACGGCCGGCTCGGCCGGTGACCGTGTCGAGGCGCGCCATCATTCCCTACCTTTTCACTAGGATTTCCTCCCTGGAGTGTCGATCGGGTGTCGTACGACGTCAAGGGGGCGTCCACGCCTGGGACTCGGGGTGGGTGACATGAAGGGCGACAAGCGATGTCCGGGGTCTCCTCAGACGGTGCGCCATGTGACATAGTACTGCCGTGGCAAAGCGACTGACCTGCGATGTCGTGGTCGTCGGAGCCGGCATGGTGGGCGCGGCCTGTGCGCTGTACGCCGCGCGGGCCGGCCTCGACGTACACGTGGTGGACCGGGGGCCGGTGGCCGGCGGCACCACCGGGGCGGGCGAGGGCAACCTGCTCGCCTCCGACAAGGAACCGGGCCCGGAGCTCGGACTCGCCCTGCTGTCGGCCCGGTTGTGGGAGCGGCTGGCGGACGAGCTCGGCACGGAGATCGAGTACGACCCCAAGGGCGGCCTGGTGGTCGCCTCGACCCCCCGCACCCTGGCCGCGCTGACGGACCTCGCGGCCGGACAGCGTGCCGCCGGAGTGACCGCCGATCCGGTGAGCGCGGCCGAACTCCGCGAACTGGAGCCCCACTTGGCCCCCGGCATGGCGGGCGGGGTGCACTATCCGCAGGACGCCCAGGTCATGCCCGCCCTGGCCGCGGCCCACCTGCTCCGCGCCTCCGGCGCCCGGCTGCACACCGGCTGGACGGTGACCGGGGTGGCCCGCACGGCGGACGGCGCGGTGGCCGGTGTCCGCACCGACCGGGGCGACCTGTACGCACCGGCGGTGGTGAACGCGGCCGGGGCCTGGGGCGGAGACCTCGCGGCGCTCGCGGGCGTCCGGCTGCCGGTGCTCCCCCGGCGCGGCTTCGTGCTGGTGACCGAGCCGCTGCCGCGGATGGTCCGGCACAAGGTGTACGCGGCGGACTACGTGGCCGATGTGGCGAGCGACGCGGCCGCCTTGCGCACCTCGCCGGTCGTGGAGGGTACGGCCGCCGGGCCGGTGCTGATCGGCGCGAGCCGCGAACGGGTCGGTTTCGACCGCGCGTTGTCCCTGCCCGCGGTACGGGCGCTCGCGGCCGGGGCGATCGGCCTGTTCCCCTTCCTGGAGCGGGTCCGCGCGCTGCGGACGTACGCGGGTTTCCGGCCGTATCTGCCCGACCACCTCCCGGCCATCGGCCCCGACCCCCGGCTGCCCGGCCTGTTCCACGCCTGCGGCCACGAGGGCGCCGGCATCGGACTCGCCCCCGGCACCGGGCAGTTGATCGCCCAGGCGCTCACCGCGAAGACACCGGAGCTGGACCTCACACCGTTCCGGCCGGAGCGATTCGACACCGACGCCACCATCGATGGAGGCAACGCATCGTGAATCCCCTGGAGTTGGCCCGGGCCCGGCCGGGTGAGACCTGCACCGTCACCCTGGACGGGCGGTCCGTCGAGGCGCTGCCCGGGCAGACGGTCGCGGCAGCGCTGTGGGCGGCGGGTGTGACGGCCTGGCGCAGCACGCGGGGCGCGGGCCGGCCACGCGGGGTGTTCTGCGGGATCGGGGTGTGCTTCGACTGCCTGGTGACCGTCAACGGCCGGGCGAACCAACGGGCTTGCCTGGTCCCCGTACACCCGGGCGATGTGATCCGCACCCAGGAGGGGACGGGACGGGTCGATGACTGAGCGTATGCGTCTCGCCGTCGTCGGGGCGGGTCCGGCGGGTCTCGCCGGGGCGCTGGCGGCGGCCGCCCGGGGCGTGGACGTCACCCTGATCGACGCGGCCGGGCAGGCAGGCGGCCAGTTCTACCGGCAGCCCGCCCCCGCCCTGAACGCCCGCCGCCCCGAGGCCCTGCACCACCAGTGGCGCACCTGGCAGCGCCTGTCGGACGGCCTCGCCAGACACCTCGCGGCCGGGCGGATCACCCATCTGACGGAGCATCATGTCTGGTGTGTGCGGCGCGAGTCGGACGCCTTCAGAGTGCACGCACTGCTCGGTCCCGCGCAGGAGGAGGGGGTCACCGTCCGCGCCGACGCCGTACTGCTCGCCACCGGCGGCTACGAGCGGGTGCTGCCCTTCCCGGGCTGGACGCTTCCGGGAGTCGTCACGGCGGGCGGCGCGCAGGCCATGCTCAAGGGCGGCCTGGTGCTGCCGGGCCGGCGGATCGTGGTCGCGGGCACCGGGCCGCTGCTGCTGCCGGTGGCGGCCGGGCTCGCCACCGCGGGCGCCGAGGTGGCCGCGCTGGTCGAGTCCGCCGGCCCCGCGGCCCTGCTGCGGCGGACGCCGGAGCTCGCCGCCCAGCCCGGCAAACTCGCCGAAGGCGCCTGGTACGCGGGGCAGTTGGTGCGCCATCGGGTGCGCACCCTGGCCCGGCACACCGTGGTGGAGGCGCACGGCACGGACCGGCTGACGGCGGTCACCGTCGCCGCGCTGGACCGCGCCGGGCGGATCCGGCCCGGCAGCGCCCGCCGCATCCCCTGCGACACCCTTGCCGTCGGCCACGGCATGCTGCCGCACACCGACCTCGCCGAGACCCTCGGTTGCACGCTGAACGGGACGGACGTGGACGTCGACGCGGAGCAGCGCACCGACGTGCCCGGGGTGTGGGCCGCCGGGGAGACCACCGGCATCGGCGGCGCGGCCCTCGCCCTCGCCGAGGGCCACATCGCCGGCCGCTCGGCCGCCGCCCGCCTGCACGGCACCGTTCCCGACCCGCGCACGTGGGCCGCGGCCGACCGGGCCAGGACCCGGCTGCGGGCGTTCTTCGCGGCCCTCGACACGGTGTACGCACCGCCCGCGGGCTGGGCGGAACGGATCCCGGACGACACGGTGGTGTGCCGGTGCGAGGAGGTCACCGCGGGCGAGGTCCGTACCGCCGGCCCGCTGGGCGCCGCCGACCTGCGCACCGCGAAACTGCTCACCCGGGCCGGCATGGGCTGGTGCCAGGGCCGGATGTGCGCGCCCGCCGTGGCCGGCCTGACCGGCTGCCCGCTCACCCCGGGGCGGCGGCCGTTCGCGCGCCCGGTACCGCTCGGCGTCCTGGCGAACGTGCCGGACGACGAGACGCCCACTCGATGACCAGTGCCATGTCACACACTATCCACGAAGAGGACCCCTCATGACTCACCCGGAGAACCGTCCCTGGCGCGGCGTCCTCGTCGCCACCGCGCTCCCGCTGCGCGCCGACCTGTCGGTCGACTACGACCGCTACGCCGAGCACTGCTCCTGGCTGGTGGCGAGCGGCTGCGACGGCGTCGTACCCAACGGCTCGCTCGGCGAGTACCAGGTGCTCACCCCGGAGGAGCGGGCCCGGGTGGTGGAGACGGCCGTGGCGGCGATCGGCGGCGAGCGGGTGATGCCGGGCGTCGCCGCGTACGGCTCGGCCGAGGCCCGGCGCTGGGCCGAGCAGGCGGGCGAGGCCGGCTGCGCGTCGGTGATGCTGCTGCCGCCCAACGCCTACCGTGCCGACGAGCGTTCCGTGCTCGCCCACTACGCGGAGGTCGCCCGCGCGGGCCTGCCGGTGGTGGCGTACAACAACCCGATCGACACCAAGGTCGACCTGGTGCCCGAACTCCTCGCCCGGCTGCACGGCGAGGGGCACATCCACGGCGTCAAGGAGTTCTCGGGCGACGTGCGCCGCGCCTATCGCATCGCCGAACTCGCCCCGGAGCTGGACCTGTTGACCGGCGCCGACGACGTCCTGCTGGAGCTGGCCGTGGCGGGCGCCAAGGGCTGGGTGGCCGGCTATCCCAACGCGCTGCCCCGCGCCTCGGCGGAGCTCTACCGTGCCGCGACGGCCGGTGACCTCACCACCGCGCTCCCCCTGTACCGGCAGCTGCATCCCCTGCTGCGCTGGGACTCGCGGACGGAGTTCGTGCAGGCGATCAAGCTGTCCATGGACGTCGTCGGCCGGTACGGCGGCCCGGTGCGCCCGCCGCGCGTCCCGCTGACGCCGGAACAGCAGGCCATGGTCCGGGCGGCCACCGAGAAGGCCGCCGCCGCGGGACTCGCATAAGCTCGCAGCTCGCACAAGGGAGTCGGATATGCGCAGCAAGCTCGTCCTGCACGCCGTCGACTCGCACACCGAGGGCATGCCGACCCGCGTGATCACCGGCGGGATCGGCACCGTACCGGGTGCGACGATGAACGAACGGCGGCTGTACTTCCGTGAACACCATGACCCCATCAAGCAGTTGCTGATGAACGAGCCGCGCGGCCACTCCGCGATGAGCGGCGCGATCCTCCAGCCGCCGACCCGCCCCGACTGCGACTGGGGCGTGATCTACATCGAGGTCTCCGGCTATCTGCCGATGTGCGGGCACGGCACCATCGGGGTGGCGACCGTGCTGGTCGAGACCGGCATGGTGGAGGTCGTGGAGCCGGTGACCACAATCCGGCTGGACACCCCGGCGGGGCTCGTGGTGGCCGAGGTGGCGGTGGAGAACGGCGCCGCGCGGCACGTGACCCTGAAGAACGTGCCGTCGTTCGCCGTCGCCCTGGACCGCAAGATCACCCTCCCGGACGGCCGCACGGTCACCTACGACCTCGCCTACGGCGGCAACTTCTACGCGATCCTCCCCCTCGACGCCTTCGGTCTGCCCTTCGACCGCGCCCGCAAGGACGACATCCTCGCGGCCGGCCTCACGCTGATGGAGGCGATCAACTCCGAGGCGGAGCCGGTGCATCCCGAGGACCCGTCGATCCGCGGCTGCCACCACGTCCACCTCTACGCGCCCGGCGCCACCGCACGGCACTCACGGCACGCGATGGCCATCCACCCGGGCTGGTTCGACCGCTCCCCGTGCGGTACGGGCACCAGCGCACGCATGGCGCAGCTGCACGCGCGCGGTGAACTGCCGTTGCACACCGAGTTCGTGAACGAGTCGTTCATCGGCACCCGGTTCACCGGACGGCTGCTCGGCGAGACGGAGGTCGCCGGAGTCCCGGCCGTGCTGCCGAGTTTCACCGGCCGCGCGTGGATCACCGGCACCGCCCAGTATCTGCTCGACCCCACCGACCCCTTCCCGGAAGGCTTCGTGCTCTAGCCGTCCTCTAGAATCCCGCCGGTGATGCGTGACATGGCACAGCCAGAGAACAAGCCGGACACGGACCTGCCGGCGCTCCCCCGGCTCGGCGGCCGGCGCAGCAGCTACCGCGAGCGGGTCGCCGACGCGCTGCGCGCCGCGCTGATCGCGGGCGAGCTGCGGCCGGGCGAGGTCTATTCCGCGCCGTCGCTCGCCGCCCGC encodes:
- a CDS encoding amino acid ABC transporter permease; protein product: MSEPPGAAVSLAEAPAADAPSPHLRAQRVQPLRRPGRWIATAVVLVLVAQIAHGLATNPFYQWDRFRYWFLRPTILDGLGVTLEVAALSAVLGLAGGIVLALGRLSGSPVLRAVSWTYTWLFRSVPLIVVLIFLYNFSALYKTLSLGVPFGPAFVTFDESRLATDLAIAVIGLSLNEAAYAAEVVRGGLLSVDQGQHEAAAALGLPKGYQFRRIVLPQALRSIVPNYVNQLIGLVKSTSLVFYVSLLDLFGSVQTMGSTYPGDVVPLLLVATVWYLILTSAVSVVQFYVERYFARGATRTLPPTPLQKARTALTEFRARLRREAAV
- a CDS encoding putative leader peptide — its product is MARLDTVTGRAGRTPLRAPLLTSRRHIDLLRVCSAISPRR
- a CDS encoding (2Fe-2S)-binding protein, with translation MNPLELARARPGETCTVTLDGRSVEALPGQTVAAALWAAGVTAWRSTRGAGRPRGVFCGIGVCFDCLVTVNGRANQRACLVPVHPGDVIRTQEGTGRVDD
- a CDS encoding proline racemase family protein — translated: MRSKLVLHAVDSHTEGMPTRVITGGIGTVPGATMNERRLYFREHHDPIKQLLMNEPRGHSAMSGAILQPPTRPDCDWGVIYIEVSGYLPMCGHGTIGVATVLVETGMVEVVEPVTTIRLDTPAGLVVAEVAVENGAARHVTLKNVPSFAVALDRKITLPDGRTVTYDLAYGGNFYAILPLDAFGLPFDRARKDDILAAGLTLMEAINSEAEPVHPEDPSIRGCHHVHLYAPGATARHSRHAMAIHPGWFDRSPCGTGTSARMAQLHARGELPLHTEFVNESFIGTRFTGRLLGETEVAGVPAVLPSFTGRAWITGTAQYLLDPTDPFPEGFVL
- a CDS encoding glutathione S-transferase C-terminal domain-containing protein, with the translated sequence MSIAPLAAVPSVHRAAPVFRGRIGRDARSGHYAVPHRYRLHLSTACPDGLRLAVGHSLLGLGDSCPVTVLPAVPDGPGGGHAALSPLYEASAHHYTGPALAPVLSDDWSGRIVSTRARDILRDLDRFPGEERAALYPCGQESVIEAVEQMCDEGIEEAAQRAGRAGAGPAERAAALDVLLDTLGRLENRLAGEEYLVDGRLTAADVELWVTLVQLDTVHRCHLDASAVHRVAGHRALWAYARRLAAHPAFGRHLDLDGISRRHHGRCQGLEAAGAAVQILDWAGHAADAEDASRR
- a CDS encoding NAD(P)/FAD-dependent oxidoreductase, which produces MAKRLTCDVVVVGAGMVGAACALYAARAGLDVHVVDRGPVAGGTTGAGEGNLLASDKEPGPELGLALLSARLWERLADELGTEIEYDPKGGLVVASTPRTLAALTDLAAGQRAAGVTADPVSAAELRELEPHLAPGMAGGVHYPQDAQVMPALAAAHLLRASGARLHTGWTVTGVARTADGAVAGVRTDRGDLYAPAVVNAAGAWGGDLAALAGVRLPVLPRRGFVLVTEPLPRMVRHKVYAADYVADVASDAAALRTSPVVEGTAAGPVLIGASRERVGFDRALSLPAVRALAAGAIGLFPFLERVRALRTYAGFRPYLPDHLPAIGPDPRLPGLFHACGHEGAGIGLAPGTGQLIAQALTAKTPELDLTPFRPERFDTDATIDGGNAS
- a CDS encoding dihydrodipicolinate synthase family protein; translated protein: MTHPENRPWRGVLVATALPLRADLSVDYDRYAEHCSWLVASGCDGVVPNGSLGEYQVLTPEERARVVETAVAAIGGERVMPGVAAYGSAEARRWAEQAGEAGCASVMLLPPNAYRADERSVLAHYAEVARAGLPVVAYNNPIDTKVDLVPELLARLHGEGHIHGVKEFSGDVRRAYRIAELAPELDLLTGADDVLLELAVAGAKGWVAGYPNALPRASAELYRAATAGDLTTALPLYRQLHPLLRWDSRTEFVQAIKLSMDVVGRYGGPVRPPRVPLTPEQQAMVRAATEKAAAAGLA
- a CDS encoding NAD(P)/FAD-dependent oxidoreductase — protein: MTERMRLAVVGAGPAGLAGALAAAARGVDVTLIDAAGQAGGQFYRQPAPALNARRPEALHHQWRTWQRLSDGLARHLAAGRITHLTEHHVWCVRRESDAFRVHALLGPAQEEGVTVRADAVLLATGGYERVLPFPGWTLPGVVTAGGAQAMLKGGLVLPGRRIVVAGTGPLLLPVAAGLATAGAEVAALVESAGPAALLRRTPELAAQPGKLAEGAWYAGQLVRHRVRTLARHTVVEAHGTDRLTAVTVAALDRAGRIRPGSARRIPCDTLAVGHGMLPHTDLAETLGCTLNGTDVDVDAEQRTDVPGVWAAGETTGIGGAALALAEGHIAGRSAAARLHGTVPDPRTWAAADRARTRLRAFFAALDTVYAPPAGWAERIPDDTVVCRCEEVTAGEVRTAGPLGAADLRTAKLLTRAGMGWCQGRMCAPAVAGLTGCPLTPGRRPFARPVPLGVLANVPDDETPTR